The nucleotide sequence TTAGTGAAATACGTACATACAGTTTTTACTACATGATAGATGAGTCTCTCAACTTTATATCGAAATTGCAAACCTTTTTTTTCGCAGTTTAGAGCACGGGAGAATTCACTCTGTAAAGAAAAAATTGCGGTAGAGGAAAGACTAACCAGAGAAAAGGTCAGTCTTGAAAAGGAGCACCTCCAGATCTACAATGAGCTGCAGAAGGCAAATGAGCAAATAATGGAACTGGAGAGAAAGCTTATGCATGCCAATTCTCTAATGGAAGAGCTCCAGACTGTGCAAGGAGAGTTGCAACGTCAGAAAGACAATGCTGTGAAAGAAGCTGAAAAGATGAGCCAAATAAACTGCAACAATGTATCTTGTTCTACTAGTGCTGTTGCCTTGACAGAGTTCACCTACACAGAGATTAAAGAAGCGACTAACGACTTTGATGAATCCAAAATGATCGGACATGGTGGATGTGGAAGTGTCTACAAAGGTTTTCTCCGTCATACCACTGTGGCTATAAAGAAATTCAACCGTGAAGGCATAACAGGAGAGAAAGAGTTCGATGATGAGGTATTTTTCACCAATCCTTCTAACTTATGGCTATATATTTACATGAGAAAGAGAGtaaaaaactttatataaataTGTGATTTTGCCAATACATTACAGGTAGAGATTCTGGGAAGGATGAGACATCCAAACCTTGTGACCCTGATTGGAGTGTGCAGGGAGGCCAAAGCTTTGGTCTATGAGTTCTTGCCAAACGGGAGCCTAGAGGACCGTTTGCAATGTAAACACCAAACAGATCCACTTCCATGGAGAATGAGGATCAAAATTGCTGCTGACATCTGCACAGCACTTATCTTCCTTCATTCCAACAAACCAAAAGGCATTGCCCATGGTGATCTGAAGCCTGATAATATTCTCCTTGGAGACAACTTTGTAGGCAAGCTAGGGGACTTTGGGATATCTCGTTCGTTGAATCTGACAAACACCACCATCACACCTTACCACCAAACAAACCAAATTAAAGGCACATTGGGATACATGGATCCAGGATACATTGCTTCAGGGGAGCTCACAGCACAGTATGATGTCTATTCATTTGGAGTAGTGCTGCTAAGATTGCTAACTGGCAAGAGTCCACTAGGCCTTCCTAGTGAGGTAGAGGCAGCCCTGAACAATGAAATGCTGCAACAGGTAGTTGATGCTTCTGCAGGGGAATGGCCACCTGAGTATAGTAAAAAGTTGGCAATCCTAGCACTGAGATGTTGCCGGTATGACAGAAAGGAGCGCCCTGATCTTGCCAAGGAGGCCTGGGGTGTTTTACAAGCCATGGTGAACTATCCAGACAACAAATGCAAGATACCATCATTTTTCATCTGCCCAATGACACAGGTCAGTTACATCATGAGACAGTAGATTAATAGAAATTTCAAAGCATCTCTACCACTGTATATCTATTGCATAAACAATATTAAGCACCAGCACAAATAGAGCACATGAGAAATTACTCTATTGATGGTCAACATGGATAACAAATCAAAGAAATTAAGCACTCAAATCGTGTGATGGCTTATGCCAAACCAACAACTCTTCGCGTTCGCCAAATCTATTATCAGTATCATCATCACCTTCTCCTGAATTTATGTTTTTACTTTTAATTTGAAATAATCTAGCATCTTTTGAATATTTCAGGAAATCATGAAGGATCCACATATTGCTGCTGATGGATTCACATATGAAGGTGAGGCTATAAAAGACTGGCTTCAAAGGGGGCATAAGACGTCCCCCATGACCTACCTCAGTTTCACACACTACGAGCTGATTCCCAATAATGCCCTTCGTTTTGCCATTCAAGAGTGGCAAATGAAACAGCAACTATGACCTTTTATTTGGTTTGTATTTTATCGTGTATCTAAAGTTTAAGAAAATAGTTTAAATTGTATAGTGTAGGGAATTACATTTTAACTGAAGCAGCTAATACTTTCTCAAAATTTTGGAGTCCATGGATAGAAGTGATG is from Oryza sativa Japonica Group chromosome 9, ASM3414082v1 and encodes:
- the LOC4347907 gene encoding U-box domain-containing protein 33, yielding MAVASARSSLPSSSSSPLPPLSPQPVVPAGVERMLVRAGGGTRSLREIDEEEDDDDDDGGKTYVSVGKDLKDGKANIQWAARKLQPQQGDVNKLLVLLHVHQPADRIMSGLCKVPAKQLEEKELRAYRKIEKDDMNKLLEQYLSYCRAFPKVQAEKLVIEKNSVANGIVELIDQHHITKLVMGTSSFSVKRQVPKSKVAAIVHQQAKPYCQILYICKEALACTREASQFADKGDSPRSSSGSSLSDKSEFPPRSVSLPSWYSGFLGSPDQQSLPRRSNSISHPFPFSRQLENGVENISPIRPNSVDVAPKGCSPNSSHQSKGSSPTLTDLDTVDGLSVPVSSSSSEEHQHFMVEANMQNEMFEQWQQVRNELERSRKEASEGRQKAEKELFEASKMFRARENSLCKEKIAVEERLTREKVSLEKEHLQIYNELQKANEQIMELERKLMHANSLMEELQTVQGELQRQKDNAVKEAEKMSQINCNNVSCSTSAVALTEFTYTEIKEATNDFDESKMIGHGGCGSVYKGFLRHTTVAIKKFNREGITGEKEFDDEVEILGRMRHPNLVTLIGVCREAKALVYEFLPNGSLEDRLQCKHQTDPLPWRMRIKIAADICTALIFLHSNKPKGIAHGDLKPDNILLGDNFVGKLGDFGISRSLNLTNTTITPYHQTNQIKGTLGYMDPGYIASGELTAQYDVYSFGVVLLRLLTGKSPLGLPSEVEAALNNEMLQQVVDASAGEWPPEYSKKLAILALRCCRYDRKERPDLAKEAWGVLQAMVNYPDNKCKIPSFFICPMTQEIMKDPHIAADGFTYEGEAIKDWLQRGHKTSPMTYLSFTHYELIPNNALRFAIQEWQMKQQL